The following are from one region of the Amedibacterium intestinale genome:
- a CDS encoding TMEM164 family acyltransferase, with product MTDFFTYYTDIKDLHMPFQTFGIYHILFLVLTFGVVFLLYKYYTGISSKKQNTFLKGLGWYFLIEESIYTLWLLWKCHDHLILQLLPLELCSITVYINALGIFTKKDYFRYFSCVIGLFAGGIAMLYPANIDGLYSAFSYRTINFYMLHGSFVLLALLYLKDFSLFTRKAMIRNIFIVCCMFTFAYFVNKACGTQYMFVGSPPSIGVIRSIYEISGPFFLLWVYGAMVLLHVLEVPLLKKLQSKLNSRYV from the coding sequence ATGACTGACTTTTTTACATATTATACAGATATAAAAGATTTGCATATGCCTTTTCAAACGTTTGGCATTTATCATATTTTGTTTTTAGTTCTTACTTTTGGGGTTGTTTTTTTGTTATACAAGTATTACACAGGTATATCTTCTAAAAAACAAAACACGTTTTTAAAGGGACTTGGATGGTATTTTCTAATAGAAGAAAGCATTTATACCTTATGGCTATTGTGGAAGTGCCATGATCATTTAATACTTCAGTTACTGCCTTTAGAATTATGTTCGATTACGGTGTATATCAATGCGTTGGGAATTTTTACAAAGAAAGATTATTTTCGCTATTTTAGCTGTGTCATCGGTTTGTTTGCCGGTGGTATAGCAATGTTATATCCTGCAAATATCGATGGTCTTTATTCTGCATTTTCTTATCGTACGATTAATTTTTACATGCTGCATGGTTCCTTTGTCTTGTTGGCATTGCTGTATTTAAAAGATTTTTCTTTATTTACCAGAAAAGCAATGATAAGAAATATCTTTATCGTATGTTGTATGTTTACATTTGCTTATTTTGTGAATAAAGCATGTGGAACGCAGTACATGTTTGTAGGCAGTCCACCAAGTATTGGGGTTATTCGCAGTATATACGAGATCTCAGGTCCATTTTTTCTACTATGGGTATATGGTGCTATGGTCTTGCTACATGTATTGGAAGTTCCATTACTAAAAAAGTTGCAGAGCAAATTAAACAGCCGTTATGTGTGA
- a CDS encoding NADH peroxidase, translating to MAKFVCQVCGYVYEGDAAPAECPLCKAPASKFTKQEEGEMTWAAEHVVGVAQGAPEDIIKDLRMNFEGECSEVGMYLAMARVAHREGYPEVGLYYEKAAWEEAEHAAKFAELLGEVVTTSTKKNLEMRVDAENGATAGKFDLAKRAKEHNLDAIHDTVHEMARDEARHGKAFKGLLDRYFK from the coding sequence ATGGCTAAATTTGTATGTCAGGTTTGCGGTTATGTTTACGAAGGAGATGCAGCTCCTGCAGAATGTCCACTATGTAAAGCACCTGCTTCTAAGTTCACAAAACAGGAAGAAGGAGAAATGACTTGGGCAGCTGAACACGTTGTTGGTGTTGCACAGGGTGCTCCAGAAGATATCATTAAAGATTTAAGAATGAACTTTGAAGGAGAATGCAGCGAAGTAGGAATGTACTTGGCTATGGCTCGTGTTGCTCATCGTGAAGGATATCCAGAAGTTGGATTATATTATGAAAAAGCTGCTTGGGAAGAAGCAGAACATGCAGCTAAATTTGCTGAATTGTTAGGAGAAGTTGTAACTACTTCAACTAAGAAAAACCTTGAAATGCGTGTAGATGCTGAAAACGGAGCTACAGCTGGTAAATTTGATCTTGCAAAACGTGCAAAAGAACACAATTTAGATGCAATCCATGATACAGTTCATGAAATGGCTCGTGATGAAGCTCGTCATGGTAAAGCATTCAAAGGTTTATTAGATCGTTATTTTAAATAA
- a CDS encoding discoidin domain-containing protein, with protein MFKKVVSTGLSAMMVFGLVCNQSTVFVNAQEKEVSSEALNGIKSVEVDAKDKNIVWVTFGNGYKGKFTFLDNNIFRYNVDPSGEFSEYAKVRGGYPSEGKIQQYPDTSKEYSHPNATVSNGANGSYEIKVGDVVVTFDKDAKMSIKVNGKTVMEEKEPLQVGNSTVQTLVEHSETNYSENLSEQYFGGGTQNGRIIHTGESINISNESGWNDGQVSSPNPFYYTNNGYGVLRNTWMDGTYDFGDSNQGTVTTTHKENEFDAYYFLSDGTTGTEVAQDLLQGYFKVTGNPVLLPEYGFYLGHLNAYNRDAWSDTEDIGTDWEIKGSKSHKESGEKTYEAGGTGYEIKANQNAETLNGTGPTVATGQVPKGVNYDKKWSARAVLDEYQKYDMPLGFFLPNDGYGAGYGQNGYNMTGGVNEDGSSSEERLAAVAANVKNLEEFRKYATDKGVATGLWTQSNLTPDSNPKTYWHTLRDFNAETKAGVTTLKTDVAWVGYGYSFQLSGVKNAYDTVIENTGARPNIISLDGWAGSQRYNSVWTGDQSGGKWEYIRFHIPTFIGQSLSGNPNIGSDMDGIWGGDPVIATRDYQWKSFAPQMLDMDGWGSYAKGPYVHGDPYTGVSRMYLKMKGKLMPYIYTNAYAAANMNTGNNDTGLPMVRAMFLEFPNEPTAYTDLAKYQYMWGENLLVAPLYEDVHADEVGNDVRNGIYLPGGSNQIWIDYFTGKQYRGGQVLNSFDAPIWKLPLFVKNGAIIPMYEEHNSALPGTDDSLDKSKRIVEFWPEGETDFTSIEDDGYSMTNSTSNEEGYGVIEDIDYGNHVSTRFTSVVKDGTATLTAEKANGTYTGYTENKNTTFVVNASKKPASLEAYNGSSKLKEVTVDSKDAFDKATANDGEFVVFYDENPAIETFAPAEETEIADLVKDVKVSGKLYVKFAKTNTQENEQKLVINGFENKGDLGQDVVNEKLSVPANFKANEEATTPTSVTLNWDKVNDATSYEVLVDGTINGQEVTSGLIYSVENGEEFVHTGLEYLSTHHYRVRSVNKDGHSEWSTEISAKSADDPFRLAPTPQNLDWEGGLYASRGPELAFDEIFQEGDSGFHSDDTAIGKKLTVDYGNAYVLDKVEYYPRADAANGTVTKMRVETSLDGKHWIQHGNKEDQSGKYYEWERSGEAKLIDLSDPNIADSNSIGARYIRFTPLESVGDFFAAREIKVYTIENGAGNVDKPFRPGNLSSQGTSQPTLDLFKASYQKESSAHGSIKNGKWIAEIQKLYADINFNNISDIYDYAFYGSQVDGGTQKTGSVSGSIILEPSAMKVSAGETFTINVTAVDVKNLNAYGTIIDYDPAKVEYVNTSYIGTGAMYTTGMTGDIQNSDGTAYINHNALNMGDQPLINGSKVLSTITMKAKTDIDFTAENPAMDLSKVTLVGPDLSVVETDTSKDPVIPDIPTTTTKEYAQSDFTITMTNDELPTDDGTNVQKLIQSNSYDGLFNDKKDQTAGCRDFEFKWDIDSNYDPETGQLPTYVTTENLKMHFTPVKPIPMSEVVLYNANEANGYVLGVQIEVTYDDNSEPVVMSINEKHPIYRFELDNSKNVKNIDIHPVTEPAKNLTIAEIDFLNTEGNPAKGIEPSNDSAKEVYVGYLGNVDAVITPEDCPNKYFMAESLDPEIATIVTLSDDKGNPVYKVRGVSEGVAKIKLTSAADENITCVYEVKVIAGVDKSNLQKAIDSYKDLTSEIYTEESYAKFKEAFDNAVAVYNDENATRTQVEQAMNALENAANELEVVLSEKELASDIVGSSDALYSESNTPDKMLDGDLGTYWESPYSGENAKLPQDILIELNDIYNLEQVSFISHTMQNGGITDYEVSVSLDGNEWVKVANGTVNPNEYKQGNNVTVNARFASINAKYIKVTVKGAVGRIPEENNKYGRISEMKFYGEVYSVNKDALQSLVDEYSKLDETKYTEESWTPFKEALDEASALLKSSTASQTDIDNMVEKLKELYANLVVDTSEIDTLKEELKAKLEEAKAIDVTDYTEDSVEKLRNAMDNASKLLEDEYASAVQLQDAITNLQKAIEQLEKQSSVNKDALYELLEKYAGYRKSDYTEESWIPFKNAYDNASKVYTDKTASQMDVDKATETLKEYASKLVKAGNNNSGSDNGEGSNTGNNGNSSNNDEVTNKPDEIKTPATGVESSRNAIIFTLIVSGVAIDVIRRKKEA; from the coding sequence ATGTTTAAAAAAGTAGTATCTACTGGTTTAAGTGCTATGATGGTATTTGGACTTGTGTGTAATCAATCTACAGTTTTTGTAAATGCACAAGAAAAAGAAGTTTCTAGTGAAGCACTTAATGGTATTAAATCAGTAGAAGTTGATGCAAAAGACAAGAATATTGTATGGGTTACATTTGGAAATGGATATAAAGGAAAATTTACATTCTTAGATAATAATATCTTCCGCTATAATGTAGATCCATCAGGTGAATTTAGCGAATATGCAAAAGTGCGTGGAGGATATCCATCTGAAGGTAAAATTCAACAATACCCGGATACTTCAAAAGAATATAGCCATCCTAATGCAACTGTATCTAATGGAGCTAATGGAAGCTATGAGATAAAAGTAGGCGATGTAGTCGTAACATTCGATAAAGATGCAAAAATGAGCATTAAAGTGAATGGTAAAACTGTTATGGAAGAAAAAGAACCATTACAGGTAGGAAACTCTACTGTTCAAACATTGGTAGAACATTCAGAAACAAATTATAGTGAGAACTTGTCTGAACAATATTTTGGTGGAGGAACTCAAAATGGACGTATCATTCATACAGGTGAATCAATTAACATATCTAATGAAAGTGGTTGGAACGATGGACAAGTTTCTTCACCAAATCCGTTCTATTATACAAATAATGGCTATGGTGTATTGAGAAATACTTGGATGGATGGTACTTATGATTTTGGCGATTCTAATCAAGGTACGGTAACAACAACTCATAAAGAAAATGAATTTGATGCTTATTATTTCTTGTCTGATGGAACTACCGGTACAGAGGTTGCCCAAGATTTATTACAGGGCTATTTTAAGGTAACAGGAAATCCGGTTCTTTTACCAGAATATGGTTTTTATCTAGGGCATCTAAATGCCTATAATCGTGATGCTTGGTCGGATACTGAGGATATTGGTACTGATTGGGAAATCAAAGGAAGTAAATCTCACAAGGAAAGCGGAGAAAAAACTTATGAAGCAGGTGGAACAGGATATGAGATTAAGGCAAATCAAAATGCAGAAACACTGAATGGAACAGGGCCTACTGTTGCAACTGGTCAAGTGCCAAAAGGAGTAAATTATGATAAAAAATGGTCTGCACGAGCTGTTTTAGATGAATATCAGAAATATGATATGCCTTTAGGTTTCTTCTTGCCTAATGATGGATACGGAGCTGGTTATGGCCAAAATGGTTATAATATGACTGGTGGAGTAAATGAAGATGGCTCTAGCTCAGAAGAACGTTTAGCAGCTGTTGCAGCAAACGTAAAAAATCTAGAAGAGTTTAGAAAATATGCAACTGATAAGGGTGTTGCGACAGGGCTTTGGACACAAAGTAATTTAACTCCAGATTCAAATCCTAAAACATATTGGCATACATTACGCGATTTTAATGCAGAGACAAAAGCTGGTGTTACAACACTTAAAACTGATGTAGCATGGGTTGGTTATGGATATTCTTTCCAGTTAAGTGGTGTAAAAAATGCATATGATACAGTAATAGAAAATACAGGAGCTAGACCTAATATTATTTCATTGGATGGATGGGCAGGTTCTCAGCGATATAATTCTGTATGGACAGGGGATCAATCTGGTGGAAAATGGGAATATATTCGTTTCCACATCCCAACATTTATTGGACAGTCTTTAAGTGGAAACCCTAATATTGGTTCTGATATGGATGGAATTTGGGGTGGTGACCCTGTAATTGCAACACGTGATTATCAGTGGAAGAGCTTTGCACCTCAAATGCTAGATATGGATGGCTGGGGATCATATGCAAAAGGTCCTTATGTTCATGGTGATCCTTATACAGGTGTAAGCCGTATGTATTTAAAAATGAAAGGTAAATTAATGCCTTATATTTATACAAATGCATATGCAGCTGCAAATATGAATACAGGCAACAACGATACAGGACTTCCGATGGTACGTGCAATGTTCTTAGAATTCCCTAATGAACCTACTGCATATACAGATTTAGCAAAATATCAATACATGTGGGGAGAAAACTTATTAGTTGCTCCACTATATGAAGATGTACATGCTGATGAAGTTGGAAATGATGTACGTAATGGAATTTATTTACCAGGAGGAAGTAATCAAATCTGGATTGATTACTTTACAGGTAAACAATATAGAGGTGGACAAGTACTAAATAGTTTTGATGCTCCTATTTGGAAACTTCCTTTATTTGTTAAAAATGGTGCTATCATTCCGATGTATGAAGAACATAATTCAGCTTTACCAGGAACTGATGATAGTTTAGATAAATCAAAACGTATCGTTGAATTCTGGCCTGAAGGAGAAACGGATTTTACTTCAATTGAAGATGATGGATATTCCATGACAAATTCAACTTCTAATGAGGAAGGGTATGGTGTAATCGAAGATATTGATTATGGAAACCATGTTAGCACAAGATTTACATCTGTTGTAAAAGATGGAACTGCTACATTAACTGCGGAAAAAGCAAATGGTACATACACAGGATATACTGAAAATAAAAATACAACATTTGTAGTAAATGCTTCTAAAAAACCAGCATCATTAGAAGCTTATAATGGCTCTTCTAAGTTAAAAGAGGTTACAGTTGATTCAAAAGATGCTTTTGATAAAGCAACTGCAAACGATGGAGAATTTGTTGTATTCTATGATGAAAATCCAGCAATTGAAACTTTTGCACCAGCAGAAGAAACAGAAATTGCTGATTTAGTTAAGGATGTAAAAGTTTCTGGAAAATTATATGTAAAATTTGCAAAAACAAATACACAGGAAAATGAACAGAAATTGGTAATCAACGGTTTTGAGAATAAAGGTGATTTAGGACAAGACGTTGTAAATGAAAAATTAAGTGTTCCTGCAAACTTTAAAGCAAATGAAGAGGCTACAACTCCAACAAGTGTTACATTGAATTGGGATAAAGTAAATGATGCTACTTCTTACGAAGTATTAGTTGACGGAACAATCAATGGACAGGAAGTTACATCTGGATTGATTTATTCTGTAGAAAATGGCGAAGAATTTGTTCATACAGGATTAGAATACTTATCAACACATCATTATCGAGTACGTTCTGTAAATAAAGATGGACATTCTGAATGGAGTACAGAAATTTCAGCAAAATCTGCCGATGATCCATTCCGTTTGGCTCCAACACCGCAAAACCTTGATTGGGAAGGTGGATTATATGCGAGTCGTGGACCAGAACTTGCATTTGATGAAATCTTCCAAGAAGGAGATAGTGGATTCCACTCTGATGACACTGCCATTGGGAAAAAATTAACAGTAGATTATGGAAATGCTTATGTTCTTGATAAAGTTGAGTATTATCCTCGTGCAGATGCAGCGAATGGTACGGTTACAAAAATGCGTGTAGAAACAAGTTTAGATGGAAAACATTGGATTCAACATGGAAACAAAGAAGACCAATCAGGAAAATACTATGAATGGGAAAGAAGTGGAGAAGCCAAATTAATTGACTTATCTGATCCAAATATTGCAGATAGTAACTCTATAGGGGCAAGATATATTAGATTTACACCATTGGAATCAGTTGGAGATTTTTTTGCAGCTAGAGAAATCAAAGTTTATACAATTGAAAATGGTGCAGGAAATGTAGATAAACCATTTAGACCAGGAAATCTATCATCACAAGGCACAAGCCAGCCTACACTTGATTTGTTTAAAGCTTCTTATCAGAAAGAATCTTCTGCACATGGATCAATTAAAAATGGAAAATGGATAGCAGAAATTCAGAAACTATATGCAGATATCAACTTTAACAATATTTCCGATATCTATGATTATGCATTCTATGGTTCTCAAGTTGATGGTGGAACACAAAAAACAGGTTCTGTATCAGGATCCATAATTTTAGAACCTAGTGCTATGAAAGTGTCTGCAGGAGAAACATTTACAATTAATGTAACTGCAGTTGATGTGAAAAATCTAAATGCTTATGGAACAATTATTGATTATGATCCAGCTAAAGTAGAGTATGTCAATACATCCTATATTGGTACAGGTGCAATGTATACTACTGGTATGACTGGGGATATTCAGAATTCAGATGGTACAGCATATATTAATCATAATGCACTTAACATGGGCGATCAGCCATTGATTAATGGTTCAAAAGTGTTATCTACGATTACAATGAAGGCAAAAACTGATATTGACTTTACCGCTGAAAACCCTGCAATGGATTTATCTAAAGTTACGTTAGTTGGACCTGATTTAAGTGTAGTAGAAACAGATACTTCAAAAGATCCAGTTATTCCGGATATTCCAACAACAACTACGAAGGAATATGCGCAAAGTGATTTTACAATTACAATGACCAATGATGAGTTGCCAACAGATGATGGTACAAATGTTCAAAAATTAATTCAATCAAATTCTTATGATGGATTATTCAATGATAAAAAAGATCAGACAGCAGGATGTCGTGATTTTGAATTTAAATGGGACATTGATTCAAACTATGATCCGGAAACAGGTCAATTGCCTACTTATGTAACAACAGAAAATTTAAAAATGCATTTTACACCAGTAAAACCTATTCCGATGTCTGAGGTTGTTTTGTATAATGCAAATGAAGCTAATGGATATGTTTTAGGTGTTCAGATAGAAGTTACATATGATGATAATTCAGAACCAGTAGTGATGAGCATTAATGAAAAACATCCTATCTACCGCTTTGAATTAGATAATAGCAAAAATGTAAAAAACATTGATATTCATCCGGTAACAGAGCCTGCTAAGAACTTGACTATTGCTGAAATTGACTTCCTAAATACAGAAGGAAATCCAGCAAAAGGAATTGAGCCATCAAATGATAGTGCAAAAGAAGTTTATGTTGGTTATTTAGGAAATGTTGATGCTGTGATTACACCAGAAGATTGTCCTAACAAATACTTTATGGCAGAAAGTTTAGATCCAGAAATTGCAACAATCGTTACTTTGAGTGACGATAAAGGAAATCCAGTATATAAAGTACGTGGTGTTTCTGAAGGTGTTGCAAAAATTAAATTAACATCTGCTGCAGATGAAAATATTACATGTGTATATGAAGTAAAAGTTATTGCTGGAGTTGATAAGAGCAATTTACAAAAGGCAATTGATTCTTATAAAGATTTAACTAGTGAAATTTATACAGAAGAATCATATGCTAAATTTAAAGAAGCATTTGATAATGCAGTTGCAGTATATAATGATGAAAATGCAACAAGAACTCAGGTAGAACAGGCAATGAATGCTTTAGAAAATGCTGCTAATGAATTAGAGGTTGTATTATCAGAAAAAGAACTTGCAAGTGACATTGTAGGATCTAGTGATGCTTTATATAGCGAATCAAATACACCGGATAAAATGCTTGATGGGGATTTAGGAACGTACTGGGAATCACCATATAGCGGAGAAAATGCAAAACTTCCTCAAGATATTTTAATTGAATTAAATGATATCTATAATCTTGAACAAGTATCTTTCATTTCTCATACTATGCAAAATGGTGGTATTACAGATTATGAGGTTTCTGTAAGCTTAGATGGAAATGAATGGGTAAAAGTGGCTAATGGCACTGTGAATCCAAACGAATATAAGCAAGGAAATAATGTCACTGTTAATGCACGTTTTGCTTCTATTAATGCAAAATATATTAAAGTAACAGTAAAAGGTGCTGTAGGAAGAATTCCAGAAGAAAATAATAAATATGGCAGAATATCAGAAATGAAATTCTATGGTGAAGTATATTCGGTTAATAAAGATGCTTTACAGAGTTTAGTTGATGAATATAGTAAATTAGATGAAACAAAATATACAGAAGAAAGCTGGACTCCATTTAAGGAAGCGTTAGATGAAGCATCTGCATTATTGAAATCTTCTACAGCTAGCCAAACAGATATTGATAACATGGTTGAAAAATTAAAAGAACTGTATGCTAATCTTGTAGTTGATACTAGTGAAATTGATACATTAAAAGAAGAATTGAAAGCTAAACTAGAAGAGGCTAAAGCAATTGATGTTACTGACTATACTGAGGATTCAGTTGAAAAATTACGTAATGCAATGGATAATGCTTCTAAGCTACTAGAAGATGAATATGCTAGTGCAGTTCAGCTTCAAGATGCAATCACTAATTTACAGAAAGCAATTGAACAGTTAGAAAAACAAAGTTCTGTAAATAAAGACGCATTATATGAACTTCTTGAAAAATATGCAGGATATAGAAAATCTGATTATACAGAAGAAAGTTGGATTCCGTTTAAAAATGCATATGATAATGCATCCAAAGTTTATACAGATAAAACAGCTTCGCAGATGGATGTAGATAAAGCTACTGAAACATTAAAAGAATATGCTTCCAAACTTGTAAAAGCTGGAAATAACAACAGTGGATCTGATAATGGAGAAGGTTCAAATACAGGTAATAATGGAAATTCTTCAAATAATGATGAAGTAACCAATAAACCTGATGAAATTAAAACACCTGCAACTGGTGTTGAAAGTTCTCGTAATGCTATTATATTTACGCTTATCGTAAGTGGTGTAGCAATTGATGTTATACGTCGTAAAAAAGAAGCTTAA
- a CDS encoding ISL3 family transposase: MKNDTTSASISDDYILHLFHLQKEQIDSFQVNHQDDGVHVRIKLTPKTTSCPVCGFPTSKVKSYVHKRITHSMLNTEACYIDYQARRYICPACNKTFYEDNPFTFKGMKISLLTVYNVLRDLKNPADTFKSVAQRNHISSTSAMSIFDRHVQISRRKLPEYLNIDEVYSFKSENSSYVCVLLDFNSQNVIDLLPGRKKSELINYFSFIPREERCAVKAVSIDLWETYRIVAKMMFPNAAIAADKFHLIQELNRRVDKVRLRTMNQLKNYKLMDLKNADAASIEKAERMRKQYYLYKKFNWLLFTNDPAYTDPNREKKYNKVLQGYYNYNDILHYMCLYNPELEEAMNLKDRMIYFYKNSDLDNARKDINELISAFRDCKVPEISSFANTMTRWKTEIINSFIVTNEHGRKINSGIIENRNRTIKCIKHNSNGYTNWKRFRNRVLYVLNKDTTYHLYPKEGENENEQ; encoded by the coding sequence ATGAAAAACGATACTACTTCTGCGTCCATCAGTGACGACTATATCCTTCATCTCTTTCATCTCCAGAAAGAACAGATAGATTCTTTCCAGGTAAATCATCAGGATGATGGTGTTCATGTAAGGATCAAGCTTACCCCAAAGACTACTTCATGTCCTGTCTGCGGCTTTCCCACTTCCAAGGTAAAAAGCTATGTACATAAACGCATAACACATTCCATGCTGAATACGGAAGCCTGCTATATCGATTACCAGGCCAGACGCTATATCTGCCCTGCATGTAATAAGACTTTCTATGAGGACAATCCTTTTACTTTCAAGGGAATGAAGATCTCTTTATTGACCGTATATAATGTCCTTCGAGATCTGAAAAACCCTGCCGATACATTTAAAAGCGTTGCACAGAGAAATCATATATCCTCTACTTCTGCCATGTCCATCTTTGACAGGCATGTCCAGATATCCAGAAGAAAACTTCCTGAATATCTGAATATCGACGAAGTCTACAGTTTCAAATCTGAAAACAGTTCCTATGTATGTGTCCTTCTGGATTTCAACTCCCAAAATGTCATCGATCTTCTTCCAGGCAGGAAAAAGTCCGAACTCATCAATTACTTTTCTTTCATTCCCCGAGAAGAAAGATGTGCTGTAAAGGCCGTATCTATTGATTTATGGGAAACCTACAGGATCGTCGCAAAGATGATGTTCCCCAATGCCGCCATAGCTGCGGATAAATTCCATCTCATCCAGGAACTGAACAGAAGAGTAGACAAGGTGCGTCTGCGTACGATGAATCAGTTAAAGAACTATAAGCTCATGGATCTGAAAAATGCAGATGCAGCTTCGATAGAAAAAGCTGAAAGAATGCGTAAACAGTATTACCTTTATAAAAAATTCAACTGGCTTCTCTTCACAAACGATCCTGCATATACAGATCCAAATAGAGAAAAGAAATATAATAAAGTACTTCAGGGATACTATAACTATAACGATATCCTGCATTATATGTGTTTGTATAACCCTGAACTTGAAGAAGCCATGAATCTGAAAGACAGGATGATATATTTCTATAAGAACAGTGATCTTGATAATGCAAGAAAAGATATCAATGAACTGATCAGTGCTTTCAGGGATTGTAAAGTACCTGAAATATCATCCTTTGCGAATACGATGACCAGATGGAAGACTGAAATAATAAATTCTTTTATCGTCACGAATGAACATGGAAGAAAGATAAACAGCGGGATCATAGAAAACAGAAACAGGACGATCAAATGTATCAAGCACAATTCCAATGGATATACCAATTGGAAACGATTCCGAAACAGAGTGCTTTATGTACTGAATAAAGATACCACTTATCACTTATACCCTAAGGAAGGAGAAAATGAAAATGAACAATAA
- a CDS encoding DUF6431 domain-containing protein: MITFNNFSLKYISQKSYDDYISKIELSSITCPCCSHLGFHFHAYYKRSLLTHNGIITLKICRIICPHCHKTHAILPVSLIPYTRLLASDVIEIILDHDTDKDHSNLFLDPVYFYSIFHRYHSFLLNISYFPSITDFFVFHIHRFHRNFAQLRGFLFIPT; encoded by the coding sequence ATGATAACATTTAATAACTTTTCTCTCAAGTACATATCTCAAAAATCTTATGACGACTATATTTCTAAGATCGAACTTTCTTCCATCACATGTCCATGCTGTTCTCATCTTGGATTTCATTTTCATGCTTATTATAAAAGATCTTTACTTACACATAATGGTATTATTACCTTAAAGATATGCAGGATTATTTGTCCTCACTGTCACAAGACTCACGCCATCCTTCCTGTTTCTTTAATTCCTTACACCAGACTCCTGGCTTCTGATGTAATAGAAATCATTCTCGATCACGATACTGATAAAGATCATTCTAACCTTTTTCTTGATCCAGTTTACTTTTACTCCATCTTTCATCGATATCATTCCTTTTTACTGAATATTTCCTATTTCCCTTCAATTACTGATTTTTTCGTCTTTCATATTCATAGATTTCATAGAAATTTTGCTCAGTTGCGCGGCTTTCTTTTCATTCCCACATAG